A single genomic interval of Nostoc commune NIES-4072 harbors:
- a CDS encoding M15 family metallopeptidase has translation MRPYHQIPIFECGEPLIKIPLELFAVESPHPYEKLGATYGDRSPYYLRQSVIEKLIQAQNYLQLLHPNWRIQIFDAYRPIAVQQFMVDYSFAQAVRDRGLTDVELSPNQRQEIWEAVYAIWALPSLDEKTPPPHSTGAAVDVTLVDDAGQIVNMGSPIDEMSERSHPDYYANSDRPEAQNYHAHRQLLQNVMLKAGFQRNPREWWHFSIGDQMWAWLNNQSNPANPVTARYGRLT, from the coding sequence ATGAGGCCCTATCATCAAATCCCAATTTTTGAGTGTGGTGAACCGCTAATAAAGATTCCTTTAGAATTGTTTGCGGTGGAATCTCCCCATCCTTATGAAAAATTAGGTGCTACTTATGGCGATCGCTCCCCTTATTATCTTCGTCAAAGCGTTATTGAAAAATTGATCCAAGCGCAAAATTATCTTCAACTGCTGCATCCAAACTGGCGTATCCAAATTTTTGATGCTTATCGCCCGATCGCAGTCCAGCAGTTTATGGTAGATTACAGCTTCGCTCAAGCAGTGCGGGATAGGGGATTAACTGATGTGGAATTATCCCCAAACCAACGCCAAGAAATTTGGGAAGCGGTTTATGCAATTTGGGCTTTACCAAGTTTGGATGAAAAAACTCCCCCTCCTCACAGTACAGGTGCGGCGGTGGATGTGACGCTAGTAGATGATGCAGGGCAAATAGTAAATATGGGTTCGCCCATTGATGAAATGTCAGAGCGATCGCACCCAGATTATTATGCCAATAGCGATCGCCCAGAAGCCCAAAATTATCATGCTCACCGTCAGTTATTGCAAAATGTAATGTTAAAAGCAGGCTTTCAACGCAATCCTAGAGAGTGGTGGCATTTTTCTATTGGCGATCAAATGTGGGCTTGGCTGAATAATCAATCGAATCCAGCCAATCCTGTCACAGCACGTTATGGGCGTCTTACATAG
- a CDS encoding DUF4926 domain-containing protein, giving the protein MEKVKPLDTIATLKPIPIERLQLIEEDYTSIESLPSGQVGTIVEVYEQEEEYHYLVEFADTQGCEYAMATLRADEILVLHYDLAIA; this is encoded by the coding sequence ATGGAAAAAGTTAAACCTTTGGATACTATTGCTACACTCAAGCCCATTCCCATTGAGAGATTACAACTAATAGAAGAAGATTATACTTCTATCGAAAGCTTACCTAGTGGGCAAGTTGGAACAATTGTAGAAGTGTATGAGCAAGAAGAAGAATATCATTATTTAGTCGAGTTTGCTGATACCCAAGGCTGTGAATATGCAATGGCGACTTTGAGAGCAGATGAAATTTTAGTTTTACATTATGATTTGGCAATTGCCTAA
- a CDS encoding aminotransferase class I/II-fold pyridoxal phosphate-dependent enzyme — MLNQKQTPLLDALKANAARLHAPFYTPGHKQGKGISQSLADLFGKAVFRADLTELADLDNLFAPQGVIQEAQQLASEAFGASQTWFLVNGSTCGIEAAILATCGTGDKIILPRNVHSSAIAGLILSGAIPIFLNPEYDSVLDIAHSITPNAIESALQQHPDTKAVLTVYPTYYGVCGNLSAIASITHQYNIPLLVDEAHGAHFAFHPELPTPALAAGADLTVQSIHKVLGAMTQASMLHIQGNRIDGDRISKALQLVQSTSPSYLLLASLDAARQQMALHGKMLMSRTLQLANKARTKISQIPGLSVLQIPVYQEVLGGSSGFVALDETRLTVTVSGLGLTGFEAEEILDEKFAVTAEFASLQHLTFIISLGNTPADIEQLIQSFTILAKEYRRTNLTFKSDLWQDLFTTQCHALHFSPREAFFAVSEILPLIQTNQRICAEIVCPYPPGIPVLMPGELITKPVLDYLQQIQTMGGFISGCNDTSLETLKVVK; from the coding sequence ATGCTCAATCAAAAGCAAACACCTTTATTAGATGCCTTAAAAGCCAATGCAGCAAGACTCCATGCACCTTTTTACACCCCAGGACATAAACAAGGTAAGGGAATTTCTCAATCTTTGGCTGATTTATTTGGTAAAGCCGTCTTTCGCGCTGATTTAACCGAATTAGCTGATTTAGATAATCTCTTTGCACCCCAAGGTGTTATTCAAGAAGCACAACAACTAGCATCTGAGGCATTTGGCGCATCACAAACATGGTTCCTTGTCAATGGTTCTACCTGTGGGATTGAAGCAGCTATTCTCGCTACCTGTGGCACAGGTGATAAAATTATTCTGCCTCGCAATGTCCATTCATCTGCGATCGCTGGTTTAATTCTCTCTGGTGCAATACCAATTTTTCTCAATCCTGAATACGATTCAGTTTTAGATATTGCCCATAGCATCACGCCTAATGCTATAGAATCTGCACTCCAACAACATCCAGACACTAAAGCAGTGTTGACAGTTTACCCAACATATTACGGCGTTTGCGGAAATTTGAGTGCGATCGCCAGCATTACCCATCAATATAATATTCCTCTACTTGTAGATGAAGCACACGGCGCTCACTTTGCCTTTCATCCAGAATTACCCACTCCAGCCTTAGCCGCAGGTGCTGATTTAACTGTACAATCCATCCACAAAGTACTTGGTGCAATGACACAGGCATCGATGCTGCACATTCAAGGTAACAGGATAGATGGCGATCGCATCAGTAAGGCTTTGCAACTCGTACAATCTACCAGTCCTAGTTATTTACTTTTAGCTTCTTTAGATGCAGCGCGTCAGCAAATGGCACTCCACGGAAAAATGCTGATGTCTCGCACTTTACAACTTGCTAATAAAGCTAGAACAAAAATCAGTCAAATTCCTGGATTATCTGTTTTACAGATTCCTGTTTATCAAGAGGTGTTGGGGGGATCTTCCGGCTTTGTAGCTTTAGATGAAACGCGATTAACTGTCACTGTTTCTGGTTTAGGTTTAACCGGATTTGAGGCAGAAGAAATTCTGGATGAAAAATTTGCTGTCACCGCCGAATTCGCTTCACTGCAACATCTCACCTTTATCATTAGCTTGGGCAATACCCCAGCCGATATTGAGCAACTAATACAAAGTTTTACCATTCTTGCCAAAGAATATCGCCGAACCAACTTAACTTTTAAAAGCGATCTTTGGCAGGATCTTTTTACTACACAGTGTCATGCTTTACATTTTTCTCCCCGTGAAGCCTTTTTTGCTGTAAGTGAAATATTACCTTTGATACAGACTAATCAACGCATCTGTGCCGAAATCGTCTGTCCCTATCCTCCGGGAATTCCCGTATTAATGCCAGGAGAACTCATCACCAAACCCGTTCTTGACTACTTGCAACAAATCCAGACGATGGGAGGATTTATCAGTGGCTGCAATGACACTAGCCTCGAAACTTTGAAAGTTGTTAAATAG
- a CDS encoding ribbon-helix-helix domain-containing protein, whose protein sequence is MSKRVSVSLPDLTHEKLQRWADIEGTSLADLAAYLLRRDVEQTEKEGKLN, encoded by the coding sequence GTGTCCAAAAGAGTAAGCGTTTCGTTGCCTGATTTGACTCATGAAAAATTACAGCGATGGGCTGATATTGAAGGTACGAGCCTTGCCGATTTAGCAGCTTATTTACTACGGCGTGACGTGGAACAAACTGAAAAAGAAGGTAAGCTTAACTAG
- a CDS encoding Uma2 family endonuclease yields the protein MTQALPKTKLVTFEEFVQWKPDGGRYELHDGVIVEMTQPTGPHENIIGFLALEISVDIKRLNLPYFIPKTALVKPPENEAGYSPDVLLINRSNLINEPFWEKQSTVSQSDSIPCVIEVVSTNWRTDYYTKRGMYEEIGIQEYWIVDYLALAGKSFIGNSKQPTISIYSLVEGEYQVSQFRGSDQIISTIFPELNLTAEQIFQAGNTTR from the coding sequence ATGACTCAAGCTTTACCAAAAACCAAGCTAGTAACCTTTGAAGAATTTGTTCAGTGGAAACCCGACGGGGGGCGATATGAACTGCATGATGGAGTAATTGTAGAAATGACACAACCAACAGGCCCCCACGAAAATATTATTGGTTTTTTGGCACTTGAAATATCAGTCGATATCAAGCGACTAAATCTTCCCTACTTCATTCCAAAAACAGCACTAGTCAAACCACCTGAAAATGAAGCTGGTTATTCACCAGATGTATTATTAATTAATCGCTCCAATCTGATAAATGAACCTTTCTGGGAAAAACAATCTACAGTTAGTCAGAGTGACTCAATTCCTTGTGTAATTGAAGTAGTTAGTACAAATTGGCGTACCGACTACTATACCAAGCGTGGTATGTATGAAGAAATTGGTATTCAAGAATATTGGATTGTAGATTACCTAGCTCTGGCAGGCAAATCGTTCATTGGCAATTCCAAACAGCCTACAATATCGATTTATTCACTAGTTGAGGGCGAATACCAAGTCAGTCAGTTCCGTGGAAGCGATCAGATTATCTCAACTATTTTCCCGGAATTGAATTTAACCGCCGAGCAGATTTTTCAAGCTGGAAACACTACCAGATAA